Genomic segment of Nitrosopumilaceae archaeon AB1(1):
TGTATTCGTTCATACGCGATAATGGCTGTTCAAATTTTAAACCATGAAGATCTTCTACAATTGATAAACTGCTAGTACCAAGTCCAAGTAGTAACCGTCCTTGAGAAATACTATTGACAGTAGCAGCACTCATTGCGATCAGAGTAGGACTCCTAGAATAGATATTAACAATAGAGGAGCCCAAACGAGAAGACAATCTACTAGATAATGAGCTCATCATGCTAAACGAGTCCACACCCCATGTTTCAGGTATCCAAACCGTATCAGGTCCAGGCGATTGTATTGTATCCACACAAGACAATACATCAGAAATTGACAACAATGAACCGAGACTGTAGGATACCCTCATGAGGTCAATGTTGAATGATAGGTATTGTAAAGGTATTGAATAGAGTCAAGGGGCAGTATCAGATATAGTCAATCCAAATACGCCAGATTTAGCAGCATTATACAAAGAAAGGGCACTCAATTCATACTGAAATGCTTCTTGAAATAAATCATCTGAACGTATCTTGTAAGATTTATCACCAGTCTTTACCCATTGCACTAGTGCCATATCGCTTTGAATTTGAGATTCAGTAGATAGTTCAAAGAGGGCAACGGCCGGCTGAAATGTAGTAGGTGGCATAAGGATACCATATTCATTTAACAACACATTAAGATTTTCAAGATGTGTTTCAGAGTATTGAATAAATTCTTGCGTACTGGGATCACCTTCTTCCCATTGTGAAAAAATTGAGTCAAATTCTAATTGATTAACTTTAAGTTCAGATTGTATGGATTGTAATTGTACACCAAATTCAAAACCACGTTGTTTTATTTGATCAGTAGAATAAAAATAACCAATTATCGCAATACTGAATAAACAAACAAAAGATACAAGCCAAATACGTCTGCGTGTTTTTCTTTTCAATCTACATATATGCCAGCACTATCTGTTTTTAATTCTATTGTCATTACAGTTCCGCTGATAAATGATTCATTACGAATTGTTCGCACTCGCCCAACATCCAAATGATATGGCCAAATTTCTATAACAATTTGATCCACTTTTACATTTTCAGGAGCATCAGTGAGAACAATATCCTCTTTTAAAATTCCATATTTTTTTAATTTCTTAATTGTGTGCTCAACTAGAGGCACAGGGTTATTGTGGTTGATAACCCACACAGTTCCTTCATAATTAATTTTATCCATACGCATAATGTAAATTCGATTAGAATATGAGTATTTTCATATTATTTTATCTGTGTAGATATGCATCTATTTTCAAATATTATGCGATGAATAGATTGAATGTATAAGAAAGTAGGATAATATTTACAATCTATTATTTAGATTCACTACTACGTTTGAAACTTGATTTTTTAGAACCGTCAGATTTTGAGGAATAACTCTTGTAATTTGATTTATTATCACTTTGATCATGATTTCGATTACCACTAGATTTATCAAATCTTGAGCCGCCTCTGTAACCGCCACTAGAACTTCCGCCTCTGTAACCACCACTAGAACTTCCGCCTCTGTAACCGCCACTAGAACTTCCGCCTCTGTAACCACCACTAGAACTTCCGCCTCTGTAACCACCACTAGAACTTCCGCCTCTGTAACCACCACTAGAACTTCCGCCTCTGTAACCACCACTAGAACTTCCGCCTCTGTAACCGCCACTAGAACTTCCGCCTCTGTAACCACCACTAGAACTTCCGCCTCTGTAACCGCCACTAGAACTTTCGCCTCTGTAACCGCCACTAGAACTTTCGCCTCTGTAACCGCCACTAGAACTTTCGCCTCTGTAACCGCCACTAGAACTTTCGCCTCTGTAACCGCCACTAGAACTTCCGCCTCTGTAACCGCCACTAGAACTTCCGCCTCTGTAACCACCACTAGAACTTCCGCCTCTGTAACCGCCACTAGAACTTCCGCCTCTGTAACCGCCACTAGAACTTCCGCCTCTGTAACCGCCACTAGAACTTCCGCCTCTGTAACCGCCACTAGAACTTCCGCCTCTGTAACCGCCACTAGAACTTCCGCCTCTGTAACCGCCACTAGAACTTCCGCCTCTGTAACCGCCACTAGAACTTCCGCCTCTGTAACCGCCACTAGAACTTTCACCTGGTTTAGAATCTCGTCTACTGGATCTACCTCTGCCAAAACCACCACTTCTAGATCCACCATTACGATAATCACGTCCACCAGATCTGCCTCCACGATAACTTCCATCTCTACTTCTTCCGCTACCTCCACGACCAAAAAATCTACGACTAAGATCACGTTTGAGTGGATATACTAAATCAATCTTTATTCCCATTTCTTCATTTAAATCACGCAATGTGGCCTTGATTTGTTTTTTTATTATATTGAAATCACCGATAGATGAGTAAGATACAAGGGTTATAGCTTTGCCTTCAGCGCCAGCTCGTGCAGTTCTGCCAATTCTATGAAAATAAATCATCTCTTGATTTGGCACATCATAGTTTACAACTAGTGCCACCATTGGAACATCTATACCACGGGCAGCTACATCGGTAGCAACTAAAATATCAGCATTACCTTGCCTAAATTTAGTCATTGATTGTTCACGTTTATGTTGTGACATATCACCTTCAATTCCAACAGCAGAGTAATTTGCGTGACGCACCATATGAAGAACGTCTCTAGTTCTGTACTTCGTAGAGCAAAATACAATAGTTTGACCAGTATTGTCTTTTATAAAATTAAGCAGGTGTTGTTCTTTTTCCCTATCTTTAATGACAAGGTACGATTGATTTATACCCTCACCACTCAAATCATCGGCGTCAAGTAGGAATTGTTTTGGATTTTTAAGATAATTCTCAGAAAGGCGTAGTATCGGAATAGGCATTGTAGCTGAAAACAAAGATACAGTTCGTTTTTCTGGCACAAGATTTAAAATAAATTGAATGTCATCAACAAATCCCATATCTAACATGTTATCAGCTTCATCTAAAACAACATGTGTTATATCATTAAGTTGTATGGAACCACGTTTAATATGATTGATTAACCG
This window contains:
- a CDS encoding DEAD/DEAH box helicase; this translates as MTTFNELGLKQSILDAIKDLGFETPFPIQEASIPTILAGRDVVGQAHTGTGKTGAYGIAMLNNIEPNKIINGLVIAPTRELALQITNELRKFGKYTGVKIATIYGGQSMNLQLDALDAGLDILVATPGRLINHIKRGSIQLNDITHVVLDEADNMLDMGFVDDIQFILNLVPEKRTVSLFSATMPIPILRLSENYLKNPKQFLLDADDLSGEGINQSYLVIKDREKEQHLLNFIKDNTGQTIVFCSTKYRTRDVLHMVRHANYSAVGIEGDMSQHKREQSMTKFRQGNADILVATDVAARGIDVPMVALVVNYDVPNQEMIYFHRIGRTARAGAEGKAITLVSYSSIGDFNIIKKQIKATLRDLNEEMGIKIDLVYPLKRDLSRRFFGRGGSGRSRDGSYRGGRSGGRDYRNGGSRSGGFGRGRSSRRDSKPGESSSGGYRGGSSSGGYRGGSSSGGYRGGSSSGGYRGGSSSGGYRGGSSSGGYRGGSSSGGYRGGSSSGGYRGGSSSGGYRGGSSSGGYRGGSSSGGYRGESSSGGYRGESSSGGYRGESSSGGYRGESSSGGYRGGSSSGGYRGGSSSGGYRGGSSSGGYRGGSSSGGYRGGSSSGGYRGGSSSGGYRGGSSSGGYRGGSSSGGYRGGSSSGGYRGGSRFDKSSGNRNHDQSDNKSNYKSYSSKSDGSKKSSFKRSSESK